A single Coregonus clupeaformis isolate EN_2021a chromosome 39, ASM2061545v1, whole genome shotgun sequence DNA region contains:
- the LOC121554483 gene encoding gastrula zinc finger protein XlCGF57.1-like isoform X4 — translation MSKLQLFRVFLNERLTAAAVEIFGAVEKTVVEYQEENDRLRRLLRITPEIQLCKIDSLQLSFSVSEEEVPPEQQHCEQVWSPSLGQEDPEPTQIKEEQEELRTNQEEEQLQGLFDTKDSVFTPSYVKSECDQEDPLQSWTLPQTQTVENRESDSKPVDLTTFGTVTHLKGLDMPFDPPDNQNNASSHSSAVSRDPVGLDSSPPLDPNPLLNPNPPLEKHCFKPRITSRKTYHCGDCGETFALKAGLQRHVTLPKKRPSECCFCKKHYNSTCKLKTHVRLCHLGKPFTCPACGKTFKYKGHMSRHMRIHKGEEVFSCGDSGKSFSQKGNLTEHVLTHTGEKLFSCGDCGKSFSHKGHLSVHKLTHTGEKPFSCGDCGKSFSQKGNLSIHKLTHTGEKPFSCGDCGKCFGLKRHLTMHKLTHTGEKPFSCGDCGKSFNRKAVLTMHIRTHTGEKPFSCGGCGKSFSQRGNLTKHTRTHNRDNSFRCGDCGESFTEKGHLTEHIRTHTEEKRYRCGDCGKSFNQKADLRRHILTHTGEKPHGCSVCGKRFTHKSHLLRHVDKVHKERKQDRN, via the exons ATGTCTAAACTACAATTGTTTCGTGTGTTTTTAAATGAGCGCTTAACGGCGGCTGCTGTGGAGATTTTCGGGGCAGTTGAGAAAACGGTAGTGGAGTACCAGGAGGAGAATGATCGGCTACGGAGACTGCTGCGGATCACACCAGAGATACAACTATGTAAAATAG acTCCCTGCAGCTCTCT TTCTCTGTCTCTGAAGAGGAGGTTCCccctgagcagcagcactgtgagcaggtgtggagccccagtctggggcaggaggacccagagcccacacagattaaagaggaacaggaggaactcaggaccaatcaggaggaagagcagcttcaagGGCTATTTGATACCAAAGACTCCGTGTTCACTCCTTCCTATGTGAAAAGTGAATGTGATCAGGAGGACCCACTTCAGTCCTGGACACTTCCCCAAACCCAGActgtggagaacagagagagtgactCTAAACCAGTGGATCTCACAACTTTTGGCACTGTGACCCACCTAAAGGGTCTTGACATGCCCTTTGACCCCCCAGATAATCAGAACAATGCCTCCAGCCACAGCTCAGCCGTAAGCAGAGACCCAGTAGGACTTGACAGCAGCCCACCATTGGATCCCAACCCACTGTTGAATCCCAACCCACCATTGGAGAAACACTGTTTCAAACCAAGAATCACATCTAGAAAAACGTACCACTGTGGTGACTGTGGTGAAACGTTTGCTCTGAAAGCTGGCCTGCAGAGGCATGTGACTCTCCCCAAGAAGAGACCCAGTGAATGCTGCTTCTGCAAAAAACACTATAACTCCACCTGTAAACTGAAGACTCATGTCAGACTCTGTCACCTTGGGAagcccttcacctgccctgcttGTGGCAAGACCTTCAAATACAAAGGCCATATGTCCAGGCACATGAGGATTCACAAAGGAGAGGAAgtatttagctgtggtgactctGGAAAAAGCTTCAGTCAGAAGGGGAACCTAACCGAACATGtactgactcacacaggagagaaactctttagctgtggtgactgtgggaaaagcttcagtcataagGGACACCTTTCTGTGCATAAACTGACTCACACAGGTGAGAAACcttttagctgtggtgactgtgggaaaagctttaGTCAGAAGGGGAACCTAAGCATTCATaaactgactcacacaggagagaaaccttttagCTGTGGAGACTGCGGGAAATGCTTTGGGCTCAAGCGGCACCTTACCATGCATaaactgactcacacaggagagaaaccatttagctgtggagACTGCGGGAAAAGCTTCAATCGCAAGGCGGTCTTAACTATGCATATaaggactcacacaggagagaaaccatttagctgtggaggctgtgggaaaagcttcagtCAGAGGGGGAACCTAACCAAGCATACTCGGACTCACAACAGAGATAATTCCTTtcgctgtggtgactgtggggaAAGCTTCACTGAGAAGGGGCACCTAACTGAACATATACGGACTCACACAGAAGAGAAACGATATAGGTGTGGTGATTGTGGGAAAAGCTTCAATCAGAAGGCGGACCTAAGGAGGCATAtactgactcacacaggagagaaaccacatGGCTGCTCAGTCTGTGGTAAAAGATTCACTCATAAATCTCATCTGTTGAGGCATGTGGATAAAGTCCACAAAGAAAGAAAACAGGACAGAAACTGA
- the LOC121554483 gene encoding zinc finger protein OZF-like isoform X7, producing the protein MVVEYQEENDRLRRLLRITPEIKLCRIDSLQLSFSVSEEEVPPEQQHCEQVWSPSLGQEDPEPTQIKEEQEELRTNQEEEQLQGLFDTKDSVFTPSYVKSECDQEDPLQSWTLPQTQTVENRESDSKPVDLTTFGTVTHLKGLDMPFDPPDNQNNASSHSSAVSRDPVGLDSSPPLDPNPLLNPNPPLEKHCFKPRITSRKTYHCGDCGETFALKAGLQRHVTLPKKRPSECCFCKKHYNSTCKLKTHVRLCHLGKPFTCPACGKTFKYKGHMSRHMRIHKGEEVFSCGDSGKSFSQKGNLTEHVLTHTGEKLFSCGDCGKSFSHKGHLSVHKLTHTGEKPFSCGDCGKSFSQKGNLSIHKLTHTGEKPFSCGDCGKCFGLKRHLTMHKLTHTGEKPFSCGDCGKSFNRKAVLTMHIRTHTGEKPFSCGGCGKSFSQRGNLTKHTRTHNRDNSFRCGDCGESFTEKGHLTEHIRTHTEEKRYRCGDCGKSFNQKADLRRHILTHTGEKPHGCSVCGKRFTHKSHLLRHVDKVHKERKQDRN; encoded by the exons ATGGTAGTGGAGTACCAGGAGGAGAATGATCGGCTACGGAGACTGCTGAGGATCACACCGGAGATAAAACTATGTAGAATAG acTCCCTGCAGCTCTCT TTCTCTGTCTCTGAAGAGGAGGTTCCccctgagcagcagcactgtgagcaggtgtggagccccagtctggggcaggaggacccagagcccacacagattaaagaggaacaggaggaactcaggaccaatcaggaggaagagcagcttcaagGGCTATTTGATACCAAAGACTCCGTGTTCACTCCTTCCTATGTGAAAAGTGAATGTGATCAGGAGGACCCACTTCAGTCCTGGACACTTCCCCAAACCCAGActgtggagaacagagagagtgactCTAAACCAGTGGATCTCACAACTTTTGGCACTGTGACCCACCTAAAGGGTCTTGACATGCCCTTTGACCCCCCAGATAATCAGAACAATGCCTCCAGCCACAGCTCAGCCGTAAGCAGAGACCCAGTAGGACTTGACAGCAGCCCACCATTGGATCCCAACCCACTGTTGAATCCCAACCCACCATTGGAGAAACACTGTTTCAAACCAAGAATCACATCTAGAAAAACGTACCACTGTGGTGACTGTGGTGAAACGTTTGCTCTGAAAGCTGGCCTGCAGAGGCATGTGACTCTCCCCAAGAAGAGACCCAGTGAATGCTGCTTCTGCAAAAAACACTATAACTCCACCTGTAAACTGAAGACTCATGTCAGACTCTGTCACCTTGGGAagcccttcacctgccctgcttGTGGCAAGACCTTCAAATACAAAGGCCATATGTCCAGGCACATGAGGATTCACAAAGGAGAGGAAgtatttagctgtggtgactctGGAAAAAGCTTCAGTCAGAAGGGGAACCTAACCGAACATGtactgactcacacaggagagaaactctttagctgtggtgactgtgggaaaagcttcagtcataagGGACACCTTTCTGTGCATAAACTGACTCACACAGGTGAGAAACcttttagctgtggtgactgtgggaaaagctttaGTCAGAAGGGGAACCTAAGCATTCATaaactgactcacacaggagagaaaccttttagCTGTGGAGACTGCGGGAAATGCTTTGGGCTCAAGCGGCACCTTACCATGCATaaactgactcacacaggagagaaaccatttagctgtggagACTGCGGGAAAAGCTTCAATCGCAAGGCGGTCTTAACTATGCATATaaggactcacacaggagagaaaccatttagctgtggaggctgtgggaaaagcttcagtCAGAGGGGGAACCTAACCAAGCATACTCGGACTCACAACAGAGATAATTCCTTtcgctgtggtgactgtggggaAAGCTTCACTGAGAAGGGGCACCTAACTGAACATATACGGACTCACACAGAAGAGAAACGATATAGGTGTGGTGATTGTGGGAAAAGCTTCAATCAGAAGGCGGACCTAAGGAGGCATAtactgactcacacaggagagaaaccacatGGCTGCTCAGTCTGTGGTAAAAGATTCACTCATAAATCTCATCTGTTGAGGCATGTGGATAAAGTCCACAAAGAAAGAAAACAGGACAGAAACTGA
- the LOC121554483 gene encoding gastrula zinc finger protein XlCGF57.1-like isoform X1, whose translation MVVEYQEENDRLRRLLRITPEIKLCRIDSLQLSLSVSEEDVPPEQQHCEQEWSPSLGQEDPEPTQIKEEQEELRTNQEEEQLQVLFDTKDSVFTPSCVKSECDQEDPLQSWTLPQTQTVENRESDSKPVDLTTFGTVTHLKGLDIPFDPPDNQNNASSHSSAVSSDPVGLDSSPPLDPSPPLDPSPPLDPSPPLDPSLTLGEHCSKPSITSRKTYHCGDCGETFALKAGLQRHVTLPKKRPSECHLCKKHYNSTCKLEAHVRLCHLGKPFTCPACGKTFKYKGHMSRHMRIHKGEKLFSCGDCGKSFSQKGHLTVHKLTHTGEKPFSCGDCGKSFSQKGNLSIHKLTHTGEKPFSCGDCGKSFGLKRHLTMHKLTHTGEKPFSCGDCGKRFNRKEVLTMHIRTHTGEKPFICGDCGKSFSQKGNLTEHVLTHTGEKLFSCGDCGKSFSHKGHFSVHKLTHTGEKPFSCGDCGKSFSQKGHLTVHKLTHTGEKPFCCGDCGKCFGLKRHLTLHKLTHTGEKPFSCGDCGKSFNRKAVLTMHIRTHTGEKPFSCGGCGKSFSQRGNLTKHTRTHNRDNSFRCGDCGESFTEKGHLTEHIRTHTEEKRYRCGDCGKSFNQKADLRRHILTHTGEKSHGCSVCGKRFTHKSHLLRHVDKVHKERKRDRN comes from the exons ATGGTAGTGGAGTACCAGGAGGAGAATGATCGGCTACGGAGACTGCTGAGGATCACACCGGAGATAAAACTATGTAGAATAG actccctgcagctctctctctctgtctctgaagaggacgttccccctgagcagcagcactgtgagcaggagtggagccccagtctggggcaggaggacccagagcccacacagattaaagaggaacaggaggaactcaggaccaatcaggaggaagagcagcttcaagTGCTATTTGATACCAAAGACTCCGTGTTCACTCCTTCCTGTGTGAAAAGTGAATGTGATCAGGAGGACCCACTTCAGTCCTGGACACTTCCCCAAACCCAGActgtggagaacagagagagtgactCTAAACCAGTGGATCTCACAACTTTTGGCACTGTGACCCACCTAAAGGGTCTTGACATTCCCTTTGACCCTCCAGATAATCAGAACAATGCCTCCAGCCACAGCTCAGCCGTAAGCAGCGACCCAGTAGGACTTGACAGCAGTCCACCATTGGATCCAAGCCCACCATTGGATCCCAGCCCACCATTGGATCCCAGCCCACCATTGGATCCCAGTTTAACATTGGGGGAACACTGTTCCAAACCCAGCATCACGTCTAGAAAAACGTACCACTGTGGTGACTGTGGTGAAACGTTTGCTCTGAAAGCTGGCCTGCAGAGGCATGTGACTCTCCCCAAGAAGAGACCCAGTGAATGCCACTTATGCAAAAAACACTACAACTCCACCTGTAAACTGGAAGCCCATGTCAGGCTCTGTCACCTTGGGAagcccttcacctgccctgcttGTGGCAAGACCTTCAAATACAAAGGCCATATGTCCAGGCACATGAGGATTCACAAAGGAGAGAAActatttagctgtggtgactgtgggaaaagcttcagtCAGAAGGGACACCTTACCGTGCATAAACTGACTCATACAGGTGAGAAACcttttagctgtggtgactgtgggaaaagttTTAGTCAGAAGGGGAACCTAAGCATTCATaaactgactcacacaggagagaaaccttttagctgtggtgactgcggGAAAAGCTTTGGGCTCAAGCGGCACCTAACCATGCATaaactgactcacacaggagagaaaccatttagctgtggcgACTGCGGGAAAAGATTCAATCGCAAGGAGGTCTTAACTATGCATATaaggactcacacaggagagaaaccatttatctgtggtgactgtgggaaaagcttcagtCAGAAGGGGAACCTAACCGAACATGtactgactcacacaggagagaaactctttagctgtggtgactgtgggaaaagcttcagtcataagGGACACTTTTCTGTGCATAAACTGACTCACACAGGTGAGAAACcttttagctgtggtgactgtgggaaaagctttaGTCAGAAGGGACACCTTACCGTGCATaaactgactcacacaggagagaaacctttttGCTGTGGAGACTGCGGGAAATGCTTTGGGCTCAAGCGGCACCTTACCCTGCACaaactgactcacacaggagagaaaccatttagctgtggagACTGCGGGAAAAGCTTCAATCGCAAGGCGGTCTTAACTATGCATATaaggactcacacaggagagaaaccatttagctgtggaggctgtgggaaaagcttcagtCAGAGGGGGAACCTAACCAAGCATACTCGGACTCACAACAGAGATAATTCCTTtcgctgtggtgactgtggggaAAGCTTCACTGAGAAGGGGCACCTAACTGAACATATACGGACTCACACAGAAGAGAAACGATATAGGTGTGGTGATTGTGGGAAAAGCTTCAATCAGAAGGCTGACCTAAGGAGGCATAtactgactcacacaggagagaaatcacaTGGCTGCTCAGTCTGTGGTAAAAGATTCACTCATAAATCTCATCTGTTGAGGCATGTGGATAAAGTCCACAAAGAAAGAAAACGGGACAGAAACTGA
- the LOC121554483 gene encoding gastrula zinc finger protein XlCGF57.1-like isoform X6, whose translation MSKLQLFRVFLNERLTAAAVEILGEVEKTVVEYQEENDRLRRLLRITPEIQLCRIDSLQFSVSEEEVPPEQQHCEQVWSPSLGQEDPEPTQIKEEQEELRTNQEEEQLQGLFDTKDSVFTPSYVKSECDQEDPLQSWTLPQTQTVENRESDSKPVDLTTFGTVTHLKGLDMPFDPPDNQNNASSHSSAVSRDPVGLDSSPPLDPNPLLNPNPPLEKHCFKPRITSRKTYHCGDCGETFALKAGLQRHVTLPKKRPSECCFCKKHYNSTCKLKTHVRLCHLGKPFTCPACGKTFKYKGHMSRHMRIHKGEEVFSCGDSGKSFSQKGNLTEHVLTHTGEKLFSCGDCGKSFSHKGHLSVHKLTHTGEKPFSCGDCGKSFSQKGNLSIHKLTHTGEKPFSCGDCGKCFGLKRHLTMHKLTHTGEKPFSCGDCGKSFNRKAVLTMHIRTHTGEKPFSCGGCGKSFSQRGNLTKHTRTHNRDNSFRCGDCGESFTEKGHLTEHIRTHTEEKRYRCGDCGKSFNQKADLRRHILTHTGEKPHGCSVCGKRFTHKSHLLRHVDKVHKERKQDRN comes from the exons ATGTCTAAACTACAATTGTTTCGTGTGTTTTTAAATGAGCGCTTAACGGCGGCTGCTGTGGAGATTTTAGGGGAAGTTGAGAAAACGGTAGTGGAGTACCAGGAGGAGAATGATCGGCTACGGAGACTGCTGCGGATCACACCGGAGATACAACTATGTAGAATAG acTCCCTGCAGTTCTCTGTCTCTGAAGAGGAGGTTCCccctgagcagcagcactgtgagcaggtgtggagccccagtctggggcaggaggacccagagcccacacagattaaagaggaacaggaggaactcaggaccaatcaggaggaagagcagcttcaagGGCTATTTGATACCAAAGACTCCGTGTTCACTCCTTCCTATGTGAAAAGTGAATGTGATCAGGAGGACCCACTTCAGTCCTGGACACTTCCCCAAACCCAGActgtggagaacagagagagtgactCTAAACCAGTGGATCTCACAACTTTTGGCACTGTGACCCACCTAAAGGGTCTTGACATGCCCTTTGACCCCCCAGATAATCAGAACAATGCCTCCAGCCACAGCTCAGCCGTAAGCAGAGACCCAGTAGGACTTGACAGCAGCCCACCATTGGATCCCAACCCACTGTTGAATCCCAACCCACCATTGGAGAAACACTGTTTCAAACCAAGAATCACATCTAGAAAAACGTACCACTGTGGTGACTGTGGTGAAACGTTTGCTCTGAAAGCTGGCCTGCAGAGGCATGTGACTCTCCCCAAGAAGAGACCCAGTGAATGCTGCTTCTGCAAAAAACACTATAACTCCACCTGTAAACTGAAGACTCATGTCAGACTCTGTCACCTTGGGAagcccttcacctgccctgcttGTGGCAAGACCTTCAAATACAAAGGCCATATGTCCAGGCACATGAGGATTCACAAAGGAGAGGAAgtatttagctgtggtgactctGGAAAAAGCTTCAGTCAGAAGGGGAACCTAACCGAACATGtactgactcacacaggagagaaactctttagctgtggtgactgtgggaaaagcttcagtcataagGGACACCTTTCTGTGCATAAACTGACTCACACAGGTGAGAAACcttttagctgtggtgactgtgggaaaagctttaGTCAGAAGGGGAACCTAAGCATTCATaaactgactcacacaggagagaaaccttttagCTGTGGAGACTGCGGGAAATGCTTTGGGCTCAAGCGGCACCTTACCATGCATaaactgactcacacaggagagaaaccatttagctgtggagACTGCGGGAAAAGCTTCAATCGCAAGGCGGTCTTAACTATGCATATaaggactcacacaggagagaaaccatttagctgtggaggctgtgggaaaagcttcagtCAGAGGGGGAACCTAACCAAGCATACTCGGACTCACAACAGAGATAATTCCTTtcgctgtggtgactgtggggaAAGCTTCACTGAGAAGGGGCACCTAACTGAACATATACGGACTCACACAGAAGAGAAACGATATAGGTGTGGTGATTGTGGGAAAAGCTTCAATCAGAAGGCGGACCTAAGGAGGCATAtactgactcacacaggagagaaaccacatGGCTGCTCAGTCTGTGGTAAAAGATTCACTCATAAATCTCATCTGTTGAGGCATGTGGATAAAGTCCACAAAGAAAGAAAACAGGACAGAAACTGA
- the LOC121554483 gene encoding gastrula zinc finger protein XlCGF57.1-like isoform X2 — protein MSKLQLFRVFLNERLTAAAVEILGEVEKTVVEYQEENDRLRRLLRITPEIQLCRIDSLQLSFSVSEEEVPPEQQHCEQVWSPSLGQEDPEPTQIKEEQEELRTNQEEEQLQGLFDTKDSVFTPSYVKSECDQEDPLQSWTLPQTQTVENRESDSKPVDLTTFGTVTHLKGLDMPFDPPDNQNNASSHSSAVSRDPVGLDSSPPLDPNPLLNPNPPLEKHCFKPRITSRKTYHCGDCGETFALKAGLQRHVTLPKKRPSECCFCKKHYNSTCKLKTHVRLCHLGKPFTCPACGKTFKYKGHMSRHMRIHKGEEVFSCGDSGKSFSQKGNLTEHVLTHTGEKLFSCGDCGKSFSHKGHLSVHKLTHTGEKPFSCGDCGKSFSQKGNLSIHKLTHTGEKPFSCGDCGKCFGLKRHLTMHKLTHTGEKPFSCGDCGKSFNRKAVLTMHIRTHTGEKPFSCGGCGKSFSQRGNLTKHTRTHNRDNSFRCGDCGESFTEKGHLTEHIRTHTEEKRYRCGDCGKSFNQKADLRRHILTHTGEKPHGCSVCGKRFTHKSHLLRHVDKVHKERKQDRN, from the exons ATGTCTAAACTACAATTGTTTCGTGTGTTTTTAAATGAGCGCTTAACGGCGGCTGCTGTGGAGATTTTAGGGGAAGTTGAGAAAACGGTAGTGGAGTACCAGGAGGAGAATGATCGGCTACGGAGACTGCTGCGGATCACACCGGAGATACAACTATGTAGAATAG acTCCCTGCAGCTCTCT TTCTCTGTCTCTGAAGAGGAGGTTCCccctgagcagcagcactgtgagcaggtgtggagccccagtctggggcaggaggacccagagcccacacagattaaagaggaacaggaggaactcaggaccaatcaggaggaagagcagcttcaagGGCTATTTGATACCAAAGACTCCGTGTTCACTCCTTCCTATGTGAAAAGTGAATGTGATCAGGAGGACCCACTTCAGTCCTGGACACTTCCCCAAACCCAGActgtggagaacagagagagtgactCTAAACCAGTGGATCTCACAACTTTTGGCACTGTGACCCACCTAAAGGGTCTTGACATGCCCTTTGACCCCCCAGATAATCAGAACAATGCCTCCAGCCACAGCTCAGCCGTAAGCAGAGACCCAGTAGGACTTGACAGCAGCCCACCATTGGATCCCAACCCACTGTTGAATCCCAACCCACCATTGGAGAAACACTGTTTCAAACCAAGAATCACATCTAGAAAAACGTACCACTGTGGTGACTGTGGTGAAACGTTTGCTCTGAAAGCTGGCCTGCAGAGGCATGTGACTCTCCCCAAGAAGAGACCCAGTGAATGCTGCTTCTGCAAAAAACACTATAACTCCACCTGTAAACTGAAGACTCATGTCAGACTCTGTCACCTTGGGAagcccttcacctgccctgcttGTGGCAAGACCTTCAAATACAAAGGCCATATGTCCAGGCACATGAGGATTCACAAAGGAGAGGAAgtatttagctgtggtgactctGGAAAAAGCTTCAGTCAGAAGGGGAACCTAACCGAACATGtactgactcacacaggagagaaactctttagctgtggtgactgtgggaaaagcttcagtcataagGGACACCTTTCTGTGCATAAACTGACTCACACAGGTGAGAAACcttttagctgtggtgactgtgggaaaagctttaGTCAGAAGGGGAACCTAAGCATTCATaaactgactcacacaggagagaaaccttttagCTGTGGAGACTGCGGGAAATGCTTTGGGCTCAAGCGGCACCTTACCATGCATaaactgactcacacaggagagaaaccatttagctgtggagACTGCGGGAAAAGCTTCAATCGCAAGGCGGTCTTAACTATGCATATaaggactcacacaggagagaaaccatttagctgtggaggctgtgggaaaagcttcagtCAGAGGGGGAACCTAACCAAGCATACTCGGACTCACAACAGAGATAATTCCTTtcgctgtggtgactgtggggaAAGCTTCACTGAGAAGGGGCACCTAACTGAACATATACGGACTCACACAGAAGAGAAACGATATAGGTGTGGTGATTGTGGGAAAAGCTTCAATCAGAAGGCGGACCTAAGGAGGCATAtactgactcacacaggagagaaaccacatGGCTGCTCAGTCTGTGGTAAAAGATTCACTCATAAATCTCATCTGTTGAGGCATGTGGATAAAGTCCACAAAGAAAGAAAACAGGACAGAAACTGA
- the LOC121554483 gene encoding gastrula zinc finger protein XlCGF57.1-like isoform X3, with the protein MSKLQLFRVFLNERLTAAAVEIFGAVEKTVVEYQEENDRLRRLLRISPEIQLCKIDSLQLSFSVSEEEVPPEQQHCEQVWSPSLGQEDPEPTQIKEEQEELRTNQEEEQLQGLFDTKDSVFTPSYVKSECDQEDPLQSWTLPQTQTVENRESDSKPVDLTTFGTVTHLKGLDMPFDPPDNQNNASSHSSAVSRDPVGLDSSPPLDPNPLLNPNPPLEKHCFKPRITSRKTYHCGDCGETFALKAGLQRHVTLPKKRPSECCFCKKHYNSTCKLKTHVRLCHLGKPFTCPACGKTFKYKGHMSRHMRIHKGEEVFSCGDSGKSFSQKGNLTEHVLTHTGEKLFSCGDCGKSFSHKGHLSVHKLTHTGEKPFSCGDCGKSFSQKGNLSIHKLTHTGEKPFSCGDCGKCFGLKRHLTMHKLTHTGEKPFSCGDCGKSFNRKAVLTMHIRTHTGEKPFSCGGCGKSFSQRGNLTKHTRTHNRDNSFRCGDCGESFTEKGHLTEHIRTHTEEKRYRCGDCGKSFNQKADLRRHILTHTGEKPHGCSVCGKRFTHKSHLLRHVDKVHKERKQDRN; encoded by the exons acTCCCTGCAGCTCTCT TTCTCTGTCTCTGAAGAGGAGGTTCCccctgagcagcagcactgtgagcaggtgtggagccccagtctggggcaggaggacccagagcccacacagattaaagaggaacaggaggaactcaggaccaatcaggaggaagagcagcttcaagGGCTATTTGATACCAAAGACTCCGTGTTCACTCCTTCCTATGTGAAAAGTGAATGTGATCAGGAGGACCCACTTCAGTCCTGGACACTTCCCCAAACCCAGActgtggagaacagagagagtgactCTAAACCAGTGGATCTCACAACTTTTGGCACTGTGACCCACCTAAAGGGTCTTGACATGCCCTTTGACCCCCCAGATAATCAGAACAATGCCTCCAGCCACAGCTCAGCCGTAAGCAGAGACCCAGTAGGACTTGACAGCAGCCCACCATTGGATCCCAACCCACTGTTGAATCCCAACCCACCATTGGAGAAACACTGTTTCAAACCAAGAATCACATCTAGAAAAACGTACCACTGTGGTGACTGTGGTGAAACGTTTGCTCTGAAAGCTGGCCTGCAGAGGCATGTGACTCTCCCCAAGAAGAGACCCAGTGAATGCTGCTTCTGCAAAAAACACTATAACTCCACCTGTAAACTGAAGACTCATGTCAGACTCTGTCACCTTGGGAagcccttcacctgccctgcttGTGGCAAGACCTTCAAATACAAAGGCCATATGTCCAGGCACATGAGGATTCACAAAGGAGAGGAAgtatttagctgtggtgactctGGAAAAAGCTTCAGTCAGAAGGGGAACCTAACCGAACATGtactgactcacacaggagagaaactctttagctgtggtgactgtgggaaaagcttcagtcataagGGACACCTTTCTGTGCATAAACTGACTCACACAGGTGAGAAACcttttagctgtggtgactgtgggaaaagctttaGTCAGAAGGGGAACCTAAGCATTCATaaactgactcacacaggagagaaaccttttagCTGTGGAGACTGCGGGAAATGCTTTGGGCTCAAGCGGCACCTTACCATGCATaaactgactcacacaggagagaaaccatttagctgtggagACTGCGGGAAAAGCTTCAATCGCAAGGCGGTCTTAACTATGCATATaaggactcacacaggagagaaaccatttagctgtggaggctgtgggaaaagcttcagtCAGAGGGGGAACCTAACCAAGCATACTCGGACTCACAACAGAGATAATTCCTTtcgctgtggtgactgtggggaAAGCTTCACTGAGAAGGGGCACCTAACTGAACATATACGGACTCACACAGAAGAGAAACGATATAGGTGTGGTGATTGTGGGAAAAGCTTCAATCAGAAGGCGGACCTAAGGAGGCATAtactgactcacacaggagagaaaccacatGGCTGCTCAGTCTGTGGTAAAAGATTCACTCATAAATCTCATCTGTTGAGGCATGTGGATAAAGTCCACAAAGAAAGAAAACAGGACAGAAACTGA